The following coding sequences are from one Coleofasciculus sp. FACHB-1120 window:
- a CDS encoding tetratricopeptide repeat protein, with protein MNRSMREERLEAYLNLIQVLLSSSSGEEMEILQTNQALIDAGLVQTMEAVAAMLADRGDGDAAEWLRNVAAPMVTEMGLLSAPTVVKRIPASPLEFLTEVLQATADSNGDRKVVYPLLQANLDQLNEKLAEILHRWAMGILPQVEPQEAKFIAATIGGFSNLMAQFPQGDKANNSEIAISGYEIVVTVFTREASPEEWATTQNNLGNAYRNRIQDDFADKDMAVRADRLERAIACYEQALQIYTRQAFPQDWAMTQNNLGNAYRDRIRGNRADNLERAIACYRQASEIYTREASPDEWATIQNNLALASEKCEASNLPI; from the coding sequence ATGAATCGCTCTATGAGAGAAGAACGTCTCGAAGCCTATCTCAATCTCATTCAAGTGCTACTCAGTTCTTCCAGCGGCGAGGAAATGGAGATTTTGCAGACGAACCAAGCGCTCATTGATGCCGGGTTGGTGCAGACCATGGAAGCCGTAGCCGCAATGCTGGCAGATCGGGGCGATGGAGACGCGGCGGAGTGGTTGCGGAATGTAGCAGCGCCGATGGTTACAGAAATGGGGTTATTATCGGCACCCACCGTTGTTAAGAGGATTCCCGCATCGCCTCTAGAATTCTTAACTGAGGTATTGCAAGCAACCGCAGATAGCAATGGCGATCGCAAAGTCGTGTATCCGCTGTTACAAGCAAATCTCGACCAACTGAATGAGAAACTGGCTGAGATATTGCACCGTTGGGCAATGGGAATTCTGCCGCAAGTTGAACCCCAAGAAGCAAAATTTATTGCGGCGACTATCGGCGGATTCAGCAACCTGATGGCGCAATTTCCGCAGGGAGACAAGGCGAACAACTCGGAGATTGCTATCTCTGGCTACGAAATCGTGGTTACAGTTTTTACCCGCGAAGCGAGTCCCGAGGAATGGGCAACGACTCAAAATAATCTCGGTAATGCCTACCGCAATCGGATACAGGACGATTTCGCTGACAAAGATATGGCGGTACGCGCCGATCGTCTGGAACGAGCGATCGCGTGTTACGAACAGGCATTACAAATTTATACCCGCCAAGCCTTTCCCCAAGATTGGGCAATGACGCAAAATAATCTCGGAAATGCTTACCGCGACCGGATACGGGGAAATCGCGCTGATAATCTAGAACGAGCGATCGCGTGTTACAGGCAAGCATCGGAAATCTATACCCGCGAAGCGAGTCCCGACGAATGGGCGACAATCCAAAATAATTTGGCACTTGCTTCGGAAAAATGCGAAGCATCTAATTTGCCAATTTAG
- a CDS encoding DUF4335 domain-containing protein, with the protein MVLRRYTPPTCTLEIQAKDSPLSRWAGQPVLKHLRFELSFDDPRQPEDRRVTIGGNRAQLESLCETVSIYVQDFLQQSPRSQPVAHQMPVGEPMVAAAAPAQAATILSPPESPHPQTFVPYLQPRGLLSHDLFLGHLATEETGPVVTLSALQLFDLATALDEYKAELVALPPLSRTQWLKNPPIWTRTAAIFLLGVGITAATLKLLNQPSPTVISSAPAPTPLPTTPAPVPGSTEVLPVPTTPTPTTGVPTPPPLSSASPTPTGSPSSILLSPTPLSTPTPFNATSPGVVVVPRNPPGNSSPVFSNLPPIQQRSAPEGRAVFQPPPPSNFPPIPKPPAEQPRQAIRNNLPFEPIPSSGGVTAPRTGQPAPGSIASSSEGANQSASPNAPGIPAAPPPLPNLPSLASLPAESEAANNRELSPGATRGSVAPPAAKRGSESGSDRAQTSSDRARNDRLFDTIPQVAQVRDYFQQQWKPPADLTQTLQYYLRLNPDGSIERIQPLGEASVKYIDRTGMPVPGKPFVSPIEGERNAHIRVVLGPDGKVETFQEP; encoded by the coding sequence ATGGTTTTGCGTCGCTATACACCCCCTACTTGCACGTTGGAAATCCAGGCGAAAGATTCGCCCCTGTCTCGCTGGGCAGGCCAACCCGTGCTGAAGCATCTACGATTTGAGCTAAGCTTTGACGATCCGCGACAGCCAGAAGATCGACGAGTGACGATCGGCGGAAATCGCGCTCAATTAGAAAGCCTGTGCGAAACCGTTAGCATTTACGTGCAGGACTTCCTTCAGCAATCCCCGCGATCGCAGCCGGTGGCACATCAAATGCCCGTAGGCGAGCCGATGGTCGCGGCTGCTGCCCCCGCCCAAGCGGCAACCATTCTTTCCCCGCCCGAATCTCCCCATCCTCAAACCTTTGTCCCTTATCTGCAACCGAGGGGACTTTTGTCCCATGACCTATTTTTGGGGCATTTGGCGACTGAAGAAACGGGACCCGTGGTAACGCTGAGTGCGCTGCAACTCTTCGACTTAGCCACGGCTTTGGATGAATACAAGGCGGAATTGGTGGCATTGCCTCCCTTGAGCCGCACCCAGTGGTTGAAAAATCCACCCATCTGGACTCGGACGGCAGCCATCTTTCTGTTGGGGGTGGGTATAACAGCAGCCACGCTCAAGCTGTTAAACCAGCCGAGTCCGACTGTCATCTCCTCTGCACCGGCACCCACGCCATTGCCCACCACCCCGGCACCCGTGCCCGGTTCCACCGAGGTGTTGCCGGTGCCGACAACACCAACCCCAACGACGGGAGTGCCGACGCCTCCTCCTTTGTCCTCTGCGTCGCCGACGCCGACGGGGTCTCCTTCGTCCATTTTGTTATCTCCGACTCCTCTGAGTACGCCGACGCCTTTCAATGCCACAAGCCCAGGGGTCGTCGTTGTTCCTCGGAATCCTCCTGGAAATTCCAGCCCCGTTTTCAGCAATCTGCCCCCGATTCAACAACGTTCTGCCCCAGAGGGAAGAGCTGTTTTCCAGCCCCCTCCTCCCAGTAACTTCCCTCCCATCCCGAAACCCCCGGCTGAACAGCCAAGACAGGCGATTCGCAACAATCTTCCCTTCGAGCCGATCCCCAGTAGCGGCGGGGTGACAGCGCCCCGAACCGGACAACCGGCTCCCGGTTCCATCGCCTCCAGTTCTGAGGGTGCAAACCAGTCTGCATCCCCCAATGCCCCCGGCATTCCTGCCGCGCCTCCTCCGCTTCCAAATCTGCCGTCGCTTGCCAGCCTTCCTGCGGAAAGCGAGGCGGCAAATAACCGCGAACTGAGTCCCGGTGCGACTCGCGGCAGCGTTGCCCCACCCGCGGCGAAACGCGGGAGCGAATCTGGAAGCGATCGCGCCCAAACCAGTAGCGATCGCGCCCGGAATGACCGGCTATTTGACACGATTCCCCAAGTCGCACAAGTGCGGGACTATTTTCAACAGCAATGGAAACCACCCGCCGATTTGACCCAAACACTGCAATACTATCTCCGGCTGAATCCAGATGGCTCCATCGAGCGCATTCAACCCCTAGGAGAAGCGTCAGTCAAGTATATTGACCGTACGGGGATGCCAGTACCGGGGAAACCGTTTGTTTCTCCCATCGAAGGCGAGCGCAACGCCCACATCCGGGTAGTTCTTGGCCCCGATGGCAAGGTGGAAACGTTTCAGGAACCTTAA
- a CDS encoding DUF3038 domain-containing protein, which produces MPSIVKTPTTPTPHWEDLPLASAPDPVQLDNIKAQLDLILLALEALAGIGSDAILQAAAQLNLESMVADRVALWRLRQSNPMRKSSGGRKKLDVEEARSLVLIICHLAGQQQELIRRAVALLEQLAEQNREPHEASLLGDYLDAFSNTYQERMDEEENVSSDALSHLALKLLIDLLFYSSPNGHRRLWLALLDRAR; this is translated from the coding sequence ATGCCCTCCATCGTGAAGACACCAACGACGCCAACCCCCCACTGGGAGGATTTACCTCTTGCTTCCGCGCCAGATCCCGTACAGTTGGACAATATCAAAGCCCAACTGGATTTAATTTTATTGGCACTCGAAGCATTGGCAGGCATCGGTTCCGACGCGATACTCCAAGCCGCAGCACAATTGAATTTAGAGTCAATGGTGGCAGATCGGGTGGCTTTGTGGCGATTGCGCCAGTCCAACCCCATGCGGAAGAGTTCGGGAGGGCGGAAAAAGTTAGATGTGGAGGAAGCGCGATCGCTTGTTTTAATCATCTGTCACCTTGCCGGACAGCAGCAAGAGCTAATCCGACGTGCCGTTGCCTTGCTCGAACAGCTAGCCGAGCAAAACCGGGAACCCCACGAAGCTTCTTTACTGGGAGATTATCTTGATGCCTTCAGCAACACTTACCAGGAACGCATGGACGAAGAAGAAAATGTATCGTCCGACGCTCTGAGCCACTTGGCTTTGAAACTTCTCATCGATCTCCTGTTCTACAGTAGCCCCAATGGTCATCGGCGTCTCTGGTTAGCACTTTTGGATCGCGCCCGCTAG
- a CDS encoding endonuclease MutS2 has product MIQSETLELLEWPRLCQHLSTFAATKLGAIAANHLQIPATQPESLQLIAQTQEVYQLENRISPGLSFEGIQDIGDSLERAELQGILAGEELLAIATTLAGVRRLRRIIDDQEDVPVLEALVADIRTYPELEQEINHCIDERGDVADRASAKLGGIRIQLRQLRGRIYQILQGILQRQANAVQEQTIKQRGDRFVIPVKAPQKDAIPGIVHDTSSSGATLFIEPNAIVQLGNQLRQLRRQEQVEEEAIRQALTAQVAAVKPDLEQLLAVATTLDLATARARYSYWLEANPPRFIERTPPERQGNREEEDGESPTQNSKSKIENSITLRQLRHPLLVWQQRHENGGAVVPVDLLIQPEIRVVTITGPNTGGKTVTLKTLGLAALMAKVGLFVPAREPVELPWFDLVLADIGDEQSLEQSLSTFSGHIRRISRITEGMTPNSLVLLDEVGAGTDPAEGSALAIALLQYLADHANLSIATTHFGELKALKYEDERFENASVEFDDRTLSPTYRLLWGIPGRSNALTIARRLGLKGEIVEQAQTYVGGASEDINQVIAGLEAQRRNQETKAAQASQLLQQAERFYQEVSRKAAALQEREQQLKLSQERAVQEALIQAKGEIAQVIRRLQQGSATAQDAQSATNALNEIAERYLPSPPPKPKPGFKPKMGDRVRIPRLGQTAEVLSNPDEEGQMSVRFGLMKMTVSLEDIESLDGQKPDPIAKAKPAATPKEPPAPPKPQPTIRTSKNTVDIRGSRVPDAEMALEKAIAQAMDAGCVWIIHGKGTGRLREGVHEFLKQHPLIERFELAGTPEGGTGVTIAYIK; this is encoded by the coding sequence TTGATTCAATCTGAGACCTTAGAATTACTCGAATGGCCCCGCCTGTGTCAGCATTTGTCTACCTTTGCTGCCACTAAGTTGGGCGCGATCGCTGCCAATCATCTGCAAATCCCAGCGACTCAGCCAGAGAGCCTGCAACTGATCGCCCAAACTCAGGAAGTTTACCAGTTGGAGAATCGTATTTCTCCAGGGTTGAGTTTTGAAGGAATTCAGGATATCGGAGATTCTTTGGAGCGGGCAGAACTTCAGGGAATTTTAGCAGGGGAAGAGTTGCTCGCGATCGCGACCACCCTGGCTGGAGTCAGGCGTCTGCGGCGCATTATTGACGATCAAGAAGACGTGCCAGTGCTGGAAGCGCTGGTTGCCGATATCCGCACCTATCCAGAATTAGAGCAGGAAATTAACCATTGTATCGATGAGCGGGGAGACGTAGCCGATAGGGCAAGTGCCAAGCTGGGCGGGATTCGCATCCAACTGCGGCAGCTGCGCGGTCGCATTTATCAGATATTGCAGGGGATCTTGCAGCGCCAAGCCAATGCAGTGCAGGAACAGACGATCAAACAACGGGGCGATCGCTTCGTGATTCCCGTCAAAGCACCGCAAAAAGACGCTATTCCCGGCATCGTCCACGATACTTCCAGTAGCGGCGCGACGCTATTTATCGAACCGAATGCGATCGTGCAATTGGGCAATCAATTGCGGCAGTTGCGCCGTCAAGAACAAGTGGAAGAGGAAGCCATCCGCCAAGCGCTGACGGCACAAGTAGCAGCCGTGAAGCCCGATTTAGAGCAGTTGTTGGCAGTGGCGACCACTTTGGATTTGGCAACCGCTAGGGCACGATACAGCTATTGGTTAGAAGCGAATCCTCCCAGATTTATCGAACGCACTCCCCCAGAGCGGCAGGGGAACCGGGAAGAGGAGGATGGCGAATCCCCAACTCAAAATTCAAAATCGAAAATCGAAAATTCTATCACCCTGCGCCAGTTGCGCCATCCTTTATTGGTATGGCAACAACGACACGAAAACGGAGGGGCAGTCGTACCCGTAGATTTACTGATTCAGCCGGAGATTCGGGTCGTAACGATAACAGGGCCGAATACCGGCGGCAAAACCGTTACCCTAAAAACGCTGGGATTAGCCGCACTGATGGCAAAGGTGGGGTTATTTGTCCCGGCGCGGGAGCCGGTAGAATTGCCTTGGTTTGATTTGGTGCTGGCAGATATTGGGGATGAGCAATCTTTAGAGCAGAGTTTATCGACTTTTTCTGGGCATATTCGTCGCATCAGCCGAATTACCGAGGGAATGACCCCAAATTCCCTAGTTTTGCTAGATGAAGTGGGAGCGGGAACCGATCCGGCAGAAGGGAGTGCTTTAGCGATCGCGCTTTTACAATATCTGGCAGACCATGCCAATCTCAGCATTGCAACCACTCACTTCGGCGAACTCAAAGCGCTCAAATATGAAGACGAGCGGTTTGAAAATGCCTCGGTAGAATTTGACGATCGAACCCTCAGCCCCACTTATCGACTGTTGTGGGGAATTCCGGGACGTTCTAACGCCCTGACGATTGCGCGACGCTTGGGATTGAAGGGGGAAATTGTCGAACAAGCGCAAACTTATGTGGGAGGTGCTTCAGAAGACATCAACCAAGTGATTGCTGGACTCGAAGCACAACGGCGCAATCAAGAAACCAAAGCCGCCCAAGCGAGTCAGTTGTTGCAGCAAGCCGAGCGTTTTTATCAGGAGGTGTCCAGAAAAGCTGCCGCTTTGCAGGAACGGGAACAGCAGCTCAAACTGTCCCAAGAACGCGCTGTACAGGAAGCCTTAATTCAAGCCAAAGGAGAAATCGCCCAAGTCATTCGGCGGTTACAGCAAGGCTCAGCCACCGCTCAAGATGCCCAAAGTGCAACCAACGCCTTGAATGAAATTGCCGAACGTTATTTGCCCTCGCCGCCGCCGAAACCCAAGCCGGGATTTAAACCAAAAATGGGCGATCGCGTCCGGATTCCCCGCTTGGGACAAACCGCCGAAGTGCTGAGCAATCCAGACGAAGAGGGTCAGATGAGCGTGCGATTTGGGTTAATGAAAATGACCGTCTCCCTGGAAGATATCGAATCTTTGGACGGTCAAAAACCCGATCCCATCGCCAAAGCCAAACCGGCGGCGACTCCAAAAGAGCCACCCGCACCCCCCAAACCCCAACCCACGATTCGCACCTCCAAAAATACCGTCGATATTCGGGGGAGTCGAGTGCCTGATGCCGAGATGGCATTAGAAAAAGCGATCGCCCAAGCAATGGATGCGGGATGTGTCTGGATTATCCACGGCAAGGGAACTGGACGGCTGCGAGAAGGGGTTCATGAATTCTTGAAACAGCATCCTCTCATCGAGCGTTTTGAATTAGCTGGCACTCCAGAAGGTGGCACGGGGGTCACAATCGCCTATATTAAGTAG
- a CDS encoding OB-fold-containig protein — protein MLFNSANLPYWMLLGMGVLLFLLVIVSGGGDSDIDADIDADIDTDVDVIDVDTDTDGSFNSLEILGWLGIGKAPLILLLGTDFSLWGVIGWMLNVWVGSLTGGIPYRFFGLGGVVLLSSMAISLFLGGLIARPLGKIFAAFGEDASSDRLIGCFGTVSSAFIPHKHRGKIGQVDVIDSARNLVTISATLPDWATVLPRRNEKVLVIERLEHHYLVVAKDSLDQEHWLENAYKIK, from the coding sequence ATGCTGTTTAATTCAGCCAACCTACCCTACTGGATGTTGCTAGGGATGGGAGTCCTTTTATTCCTATTGGTGATTGTTTCCGGTGGAGGAGACTCCGACATAGATGCCGATATAGACGCTGACATAGATACCGACGTAGATGTTATAGACGTAGACACCGACACGGATGGTAGCTTCAACTCTTTGGAAATTTTGGGATGGTTAGGCATTGGCAAAGCGCCGCTAATCCTATTATTAGGAACTGACTTTAGTCTCTGGGGTGTCATCGGCTGGATGCTTAATGTCTGGGTTGGCAGCCTCACAGGTGGCATCCCCTATCGTTTTTTTGGGTTAGGGGGAGTGGTGTTATTAAGTTCAATGGCGATCAGCCTATTTCTAGGGGGGTTGATTGCTCGACCTCTAGGTAAAATCTTTGCCGCCTTTGGGGAAGATGCCAGTAGCGATCGCTTAATTGGTTGCTTCGGCACCGTGAGTTCTGCCTTTATTCCCCATAAACACAGAGGCAAAATTGGTCAGGTAGATGTCATCGATTCAGCGCGAAATCTTGTCACCATCAGCGCCACTTTACCTGATTGGGCAACGGTTCTCCCGCGTCGCAATGAAAAAGTCTTAGTCATTGAACGTTTGGAACACCATTATTTAGTCGTCGCCAAAGATAGTCTCGACCAAGAACATTGGCTAGAAAATGCATACAAAATTAAGTAA
- a CDS encoding flotillin domain-containing protein, with translation MLFWLTFIQSLPIATTSELSQKQWQSETNLSKNESTLIAQTLPSPVQPTVAQLGSGIVFPGIIGALVLLLLFSIWAYTRVYVVTPNNEAFVRTGGVFIKSKSVILYGGCVVLPGFHQLTRVPLREISIDVERTGKLAVRTQDYLRANMRVTFYVCINADEQDVLTAAARLSRAGKITPEDIKDALEKRADDAIRAAAKNKSLAEIDSDKIGFADAVLNLVQQDLKKVGLTLNNIAISEIEESDTYDTNNFFDAQGVRLRTETIQRSIQQKREVELTTQVTIEQKELDAQKRSLQIEQEKENAKQEQQLQVEALKAQKQREIQESKDREAATVQRTKILQLKSVEEEEIRKKLGVQQSQIEADISLEERNKQLKVAQALQKQEAEVAEITRQRIIQEEEINKKLAVQQSQIEADISLEERNKQFKVAQTLQKQEAEMAEIIRLQTVESSKLQAQVQVAESEKLSRIAQEEVAIAVANKKRESFVAEAQQARAESSVTTASAVEKAERDKQLSIIAAEREAQEKSISDRNVVEIDAFRRRRQAEIAQQAAELEAEAIRTLADANRDRALAEAEGIQAQISAQNTISDANLTAKIITTVWPDLADKLPEIVKALAPQPGVIGDARIYSFPGANGSNGNGAGDINKMLLSTSGLALINTLLEDGKLGSLIGQVSNLVRSNNGSIPTEVITGDSSQKPTPSIPQTPPKKEPSVQTLVTMPTPPPPLPKPLGNLETGKDDRKNSGN, from the coding sequence ATGCTATTTTGGCTTACATTCATTCAATCCTTACCGATTGCCACCACATCTGAACTTTCTCAGAAACAATGGCAAAGTGAGACAAATTTATCCAAAAATGAGTCTACTTTAATCGCTCAAACACTGCCATCCCCAGTACAACCAACGGTTGCCCAACTGGGAAGTGGGATTGTCTTCCCTGGAATTATTGGTGCTTTGGTTTTATTACTGCTATTTAGCATTTGGGCGTATACGCGAGTTTATGTTGTTACACCCAACAACGAAGCTTTTGTGAGAACTGGCGGCGTTTTCATTAAAAGTAAATCCGTCATACTCTATGGCGGTTGCGTTGTACTACCAGGATTTCATCAGCTTACCCGCGTCCCTTTGCGAGAAATTTCTATTGATGTTGAACGTACAGGGAAGTTGGCAGTTCGTACTCAAGATTACCTGCGGGCAAATATGCGGGTGACATTCTATGTCTGCATCAATGCTGATGAACAAGATGTTTTAACGGCGGCAGCTAGGCTATCTAGAGCTGGGAAAATTACGCCGGAAGATATTAAAGATGCTTTGGAAAAACGGGCGGATGATGCGATTCGGGCAGCGGCGAAAAATAAGAGTCTAGCCGAGATTGATTCAGACAAGATTGGGTTTGCTGATGCTGTTTTAAATTTAGTTCAGCAAGATTTGAAGAAAGTAGGTTTGACGCTAAACAATATTGCCATTTCAGAAATTGAAGAAAGCGATACCTACGATACGAATAACTTTTTCGATGCTCAAGGTGTGCGACTGCGGACTGAAACGATTCAACGCTCGATTCAACAAAAACGAGAAGTTGAATTAACCACTCAAGTTACCATTGAGCAAAAAGAACTGGATGCCCAAAAGCGATCGCTCCAAATTGAGCAAGAGAAAGAAAACGCCAAACAAGAGCAACAGTTACAAGTAGAAGCACTCAAAGCTCAAAAACAGCGGGAAATACAAGAATCGAAAGACAGAGAAGCCGCCACGGTGCAGCGTACCAAGATTTTGCAGCTTAAATCCGTTGAAGAAGAAGAAATTCGCAAGAAATTGGGAGTACAACAAAGCCAAATTGAGGCAGATATTTCCCTAGAGGAACGCAATAAACAGCTCAAGGTGGCGCAAGCACTGCAAAAACAAGAAGCGGAAGTTGCGGAAATAACCCGCCAACGCATCATTCAAGAGGAAGAAATTAACAAAAAACTGGCAGTACAACAAAGCCAAATTGAGGCAGATATTTCCCTAGAGGAACGCAATAAACAATTCAAGGTGGCGCAAACACTGCAAAAACAAGAAGCAGAAATGGCGGAAATTATTCGTCTACAGACAGTAGAATCCTCGAAATTGCAAGCGCAAGTGCAGGTAGCGGAGTCAGAAAAACTGTCAAGAATTGCCCAAGAAGAGGTAGCGATCGCAGTCGCGAACAAAAAACGGGAAAGCTTTGTCGCGGAGGCACAACAAGCGAGAGCAGAATCATCTGTGACAACGGCAAGTGCTGTTGAGAAAGCCGAACGGGACAAACAGCTTTCCATTATTGCTGCCGAACGAGAAGCCCAAGAGAAGAGTATTAGCGATCGCAACGTTGTCGAAATTGACGCTTTCCGACGCAGAAGGCAAGCCGAAATCGCCCAACAAGCAGCAGAACTAGAAGCCGAAGCAATTCGTACCCTAGCCGATGCCAACCGCGACAGAGCTTTAGCCGAAGCTGAAGGGATTCAAGCCCAAATTAGTGCCCAAAATACGATTAGCGACGCTAACCTCACTGCCAAGATTATCACCACAGTTTGGCCCGATCTAGCAGATAAACTGCCAGAAATTGTCAAGGCATTGGCACCTCAACCAGGAGTTATCGGCGATGCCCGAATTTACTCCTTCCCCGGTGCAAATGGCAGCAACGGCAACGGTGCCGGTGACATCAACAAAATGTTACTATCCACCAGCGGTTTAGCCTTAATTAACACCTTGCTAGAAGATGGCAAATTAGGCTCATTAATTGGTCAAGTTAGTAATCTGGTTCGTAGCAACAACGGTAGTATTCCCACTGAGGTGATAACAGGCGATTCCTCCCAAAAACCAACGCCTAGTATTCCCCAGACACCCCCTAAAAAAGAGCCATCAGTCCAAACGCTGGTAACAATGCCAACGCCTCCCCCACCGCTACCCAAGCCTCTAGGGAATTTAGAAACTGGAAAAGACGATCGCAAAAACAGCGGAAATTAG
- a CDS encoding GuaB3 family IMP dehydrogenase-related protein — protein MDIQIGRGKTARRAYGIDEIALVPGNRTLDPSLADTRWRIGGIEREIPIIASAMDGVVDVRMAVLLSQLGALGVLNLEGIQTRYENPEPILDRIASVGKEEFVALMQELYAEPVKEELIERRIQEIKQQGGIAAVSATPAGATKYGSAVAKAGADLFFVQATVVSTAHLSPESVTPLDLAQFCQEMPIPVILGNCVTYDVTLNLMKAGAAGVLVGIGPGAACTSRGVLGVGIPQATAVADCAAARDDYFHETGNYVPVIADGGLITGGDICKSLACGADGVMIGSPFARAKEAPGRGYHWGMATPSPVLPRGTRIRVGTTGTCEQILRGPAGLDDGTHNLLGALRTSMGTLGAKDIKEMQQVEVVIAPSLLTEGKVYQKAQQLGMGK, from the coding sequence GTGGATATTCAAATTGGGCGGGGTAAGACAGCTCGCCGAGCTTATGGCATCGATGAAATCGCGCTAGTGCCTGGAAATCGGACACTAGACCCCAGTTTGGCAGATACCCGCTGGCGCATCGGCGGCATTGAGCGAGAAATACCGATTATTGCCAGTGCGATGGATGGGGTAGTAGATGTCCGCATGGCAGTTTTACTCTCTCAACTGGGGGCGTTAGGCGTCCTCAATTTAGAAGGAATTCAAACTCGCTATGAAAACCCAGAGCCGATTTTAGATCGCATCGCCTCCGTGGGTAAAGAAGAGTTTGTGGCGCTAATGCAAGAACTCTATGCAGAACCCGTTAAGGAAGAATTAATCGAACGACGGATTCAAGAAATTAAACAACAAGGCGGCATCGCAGCCGTCAGCGCCACACCAGCGGGAGCGACAAAGTACGGCTCGGCGGTGGCAAAAGCGGGTGCTGACTTGTTCTTTGTACAAGCGACGGTGGTTTCTACCGCTCACCTCTCGCCTGAGTCTGTAACGCCTTTGGATTTGGCTCAATTCTGTCAAGAAATGCCCATCCCGGTCATTTTAGGGAACTGCGTCACCTACGATGTGACGCTGAACTTAATGAAGGCGGGTGCTGCTGGCGTGCTGGTGGGGATTGGTCCCGGTGCCGCTTGTACCTCTCGCGGTGTTTTGGGCGTAGGGATTCCCCAAGCAACCGCGGTTGCCGACTGTGCAGCCGCTCGCGATGACTATTTCCACGAAACGGGCAACTATGTCCCCGTGATTGCCGATGGCGGTTTAATCACTGGCGGCGATATCTGCAAGTCCCTCGCCTGCGGTGCTGACGGCGTGATGATTGGTTCTCCATTTGCCAGAGCCAAAGAAGCACCCGGACGGGGGTATCATTGGGGGATGGCAACCCCTAGCCCTGTTCTCCCCCGTGGTACTCGCATTCGCGTCGGCACGACGGGGACGTGCGAACAAATCCTGCGCGGTCCCGCTGGTCTGGATGATGGCACCCATAACCTGCTCGGAGCCTTGAGAACCAGTATGGGCACCCTGGGAGCGAAAGATATCAAGGAGATGCAGCAAGTTGAAGTCGTTATAGCACCCTCTTTGCTGACCGAAGGGAAGGTTTACCAAAAAGCACAGCAGTTGGGAATGGGTAAATAG
- the trxA gene encoding thioredoxin, whose protein sequence is MSSAAQVTDASFKQEVLDSEVPVLVDFWAPWCGPCRMVAPVVDEIAQQYDGQIKVVKLNTDENPNVASQYGIRSIPTLMIFKGGQRVDMVVGAVPKTTLANTLEKYL, encoded by the coding sequence ATGTCATCAGCCGCACAAGTTACAGACGCTTCGTTTAAACAAGAAGTACTTGACAGTGAAGTTCCCGTTCTAGTAGATTTCTGGGCACCCTGGTGCGGACCTTGCCGGATGGTTGCGCCTGTAGTGGATGAAATTGCCCAGCAGTACGACGGTCAAATAAAAGTAGTCAAACTCAATACTGATGAAAACCCTAACGTTGCCAGCCAGTATGGGATTCGCAGCATTCCCACGCTCATGATTTTCAAAGGCGGTCAACGGGTGGATATGGTGGTGGGTGCGGTTCCCAAAACCACTTTGGCAAATACTTTGGAAAAGTATCTCTAA